GATGCCCGATGCCAATTGGGACATGCTGCCTTATCTCACAATCGCCGAGGAGGGCGCTTACCCAGATGCCCAGGCGCTGCATGACTATGCCTACAGGACGGTCCAGGCCGGCGTTTCGGCCGCCGACTACAAGGCGCTGACAGACGATGGCGGCGGCTTCCGCAGCCATATGGCGCAAAATGCCGCCGACTTTCACTCGCTGCTTGGCATGTACCGGATCAAGTTTCTCTATGCCGAGATGCTGTCGACGATGAGTTCGGTGATGTCGCCGGTCGAGGCGATGCGGGTGCTGCAGGTGGTCTCGGTGCTGCTGTTCGGGATGATCACGCTGCTGTGGCTGCGAACCGAAGGCGCGCTTGCGCTGGCGCCTGTGGTCGGCGCGGTGCTGATCATGGCCGATTTCGGCGATGCCGCACGCGCCTCGACCCCGGATCTGTTGTGCTCGGCGCTGTTCCTCGGCGGGCTGCTTGCCTATGTGCGCGGCCGCGAGGCAGCGACCGCTGTCCTGCTTTTCCTGGCCTTCATGGCGCGGCCGGACAACATCGTGTTCCTGGCCATTTTCGCCGTGCTGCTGCTGGTCTTCCGGCAGCGGGCGTGGGGCGCGCTGGCCGGCTTTGCCGCGTCCTTCGTCGCCTATTTCGCGATTTCGCACTGGGCCCAGCATCCCGGCTGGTGGCCGCATCTGTGGTTCTCCAGCATCGAGCAGCACTACAATATGGATGGCTTCGAGCCGCCGTTCTCGGTTGGCGCCTATCTCAAGGCGTTTGCCGCATCCTTCATTCGCGCTATCAGCATCAACAGCTGGGTCGGGGTCTCGGTTCTGGCGCTGGCCGCGTGGTTTGCGCTCGGCCGCGCCGGCTTCCGGCTCGATCGCCGCGCCGGCATCCTGCTTGCAGCACTGGTGCTCGGCGTGCTGGCGAAATTCACCGTCTTTCCGATCCACGACACCCGCATCTACTTCCCGAACCTTCTGCCGCCCTACCTTTTGCTTGTCGGCCCGATCATGGCGCTGTGGGCGTCGGCAAGCCTGAATGGAAGGCGGCCCATCGCCATACCTGGAGGTAAGCCATGAGTTCCATTTCCGGGCTGGCGCGCATCGCCCTTTCGCTCGGCCTGCCCGCCGGCCTGCTCGATCGCGGGCCGGCGTTGCGTGGCACGAAATTCCTGGCCAAGGCGGCGCTGAAGGCGCGGTTTGGCGGTGGGCAAGCCTTCCAGATGGTCAATGTCGGCGCTTGCGACGGCGCGCTGTTCGACGACGTCACGCCGTGGCTGCACCGCATTCCGCGGGCGCGGGCCGTGCTGGTCGAGCCGATCCCGTACAATCAGAAGCGGTTGCGCGCCAACTATCCCGACACGGAACGCTTCGTCATCGAACCGGTCGCGGTGACGAAGACCAAGGGCACGATCACCGTCCACACTTTCGATGCCGCGGCACTCGAGGCCGGCACGCTGCCGATCGAGTTCATCGGCTGCTCGTCGGTCACCGACACCAATCTGATGTCGGGCAAGAATGCCTGGGGCGAGGACGACGCCAATTTCAACAAGTTCGCGCCGCACGTGAGGGATATCGAGGTGACGTCGGAAACGCTGCAGACGCTGCTCGACCGCAACGGCATCACGCATATCGACGCCTTCCTGGTCGATTGCGAGGGCGCCGACTGGATCGTCTTCGAACAGCTCGACCTCAAGCGCTACCGCCCCGGCATGATGAAGGTCGAGGTCGGCGCGCTGCCGGCGGCTGAAATCGGCGAGGTCGTGGTCAAGCTCAAGACATCAGGCTATCAGGTCGGCTTCCAGGCCGAGGACATCTGGGCCTTCGCCTGAGATAGATCGCCACTGGCGGCACGCCGGCGCGCCGGGTCGCGTCGCATCTGCGACGTGTCGCAAACAGGCGGTAGCTCCATCCACGTCCTCTGCATATTGTGCGCCATTCGAACGGGCGCGGACACGCCCGCTTTATCCCCTTGGAGTCGCGGCAATGGCAGAGTTTCCGAAACAGGCGAAGGTCGTCATCGTCGGCCTGGGTGGCATTGTCGGCGCGTCGATCGCCCATCATCTGATCGAACGCGGCTGGACCGACATTGTCGGCATCGACAAATCGGGCATCCCGACCGACATCGGCTCGACGGCGCATGCCTCGGACTTCTGCTACACCACCAGCCACGACTTCTTGTCCTGCTGGACGACGCTCTACTCGATCGATTTCTACGAAAAGATGGGCCATTATGCCCGCATCGGCGGCCTCGAAGTGGCGCGCGTCGGCGACGACAGCCGCATGGACGAGATCAAGCGCAAGATCGCCTCGGCCAAATCCTTCGGCACCCGCGCCCGGCTGATCGAACCGGCCGAGATCAAGGAAAAATTCCCGCTGATCGAAGAGTCCATGGTGCAGGGCGGCCTGTGGGATCCGGACGCCGGCCTGGTCATCCCGCGCTCGCAGACCGTCGCCGGCAAGCTGGTCGACCAGGCGGAAGCTACGGGGAAACTCAAATCCTTCGCCAACACGCCCGCCAAATCTCTCATCGTCGAGGAAGGCCGCATCAAGGGCGTCGTTACCGACCGCGGCACGATCATGGCCGATTATGTCATCGTCTGCGCCGGCATCTGGGGCCGGCTGATCGCCGAGATGGTCGGCGAGGACCTGCCGGTCATGCCGATCGACCATCCGCTGACCTTCTTCGGTCCCTACAATGAGTTTGCCGGCACGGGCAAGGAGATCGGCTGGCCGCTGCTGCGCGACCAGGGTAATTCGGCCTATATGCGCGACACCGGCGACCCCAGGACCGCCGAGGGTGGGCAGATCGAATGGGGTTATTACGAAGAGACCAATCCGCGCCTCTGCCATCCGCGCGATTTGCTGGAAAAGGATCAGGCGCGGCTGTCACCGTCGCAGCGCGATCTCGACATGGAGCAGATCCTGGCGCCGCTTGAGCGCGCCATGGAGCTGACGCCGATCCTGGGCGAACTCGGCTACAATGAAAGCCATTCCTTCAACGGCCTGTTGCAGGTGACCCCCGATGGCGGCCCGTCCATGGGCGAGAGCCAGAAGGTGAGGGGCCTCTGGTACGCCGTCGCCATCTGGGTCAAGGACGGCCCCGGCATGGGCAAGCTGATCGCCGACTGGATGACGGACGGCCGCACGGAAATCGACCATCACGCCATCGACTATGCGCGCTTCTATCCGCACCAGACGAAAGAGCAGTTCATCTGGGATCGTTGCACCGAGACGGCGATGAAGGTCTACAATCCGGCGGTGCATCCGCGCGAGCCGTTCTCCAAAGGTCGCAACATCCGCCGCTCGCCGTTCTGGGAGCGCGAGAAGGAGCTTGGCGGTTACTTCATGGAGCTGGGCGGTTGGGAGCGCGCGCATGGCTATGCCGCCAACGAGCATCTGCTGGAGAAGTATGGCAACCGGGTTCCCGTACGTGAGAACGAATGGGACAACCGCCATTTCTGGCGGGTGTCCAATGCCGAGCACCTGGCGATGAGCGAGGATTGCGGCATCGTCAACCTCTCGCATTTCTCGATGTACGACATCGAAGGGCCGGACCATGTCGCGCTGCTGGAGTGGCTGTGCGCGGCCAAGATTGGTGGCGACAACAATATCGGCAAGGGTATCTACACCCACTTCCTCGACGAGGAAGGCATGGTGCGCGCCGACTTCACCGTCATCCGCATGGCCGACCGCTG
This region of Mesorhizobium sp. C432A genomic DNA includes:
- a CDS encoding glycosyltransferase 87 family protein — protein: MLSKSPAPQNTLDRLTAAALAWGEGTYARWAAPIGAIAFSLYILLTAFTAWTMPDANWDMLPYLTIAEEGAYPDAQALHDYAYRTVQAGVSAADYKALTDDGGGFRSHMAQNAADFHSLLGMYRIKFLYAEMLSTMSSVMSPVEAMRVLQVVSVLLFGMITLLWLRTEGALALAPVVGAVLIMADFGDAARASTPDLLCSALFLGGLLAYVRGREAATAVLLFLAFMARPDNIVFLAIFAVLLLVFRQRAWGALAGFAASFVAYFAISHWAQHPGWWPHLWFSSIEQHYNMDGFEPPFSVGAYLKAFAASFIRAISINSWVGVSVLALAAWFALGRAGFRLDRRAGILLAALVLGVLAKFTVFPIHDTRIYFPNLLPPYLLLVGPIMALWASASLNGRRPIAIPGGKP
- a CDS encoding FkbM family methyltransferase → MSSISGLARIALSLGLPAGLLDRGPALRGTKFLAKAALKARFGGGQAFQMVNVGACDGALFDDVTPWLHRIPRARAVLVEPIPYNQKRLRANYPDTERFVIEPVAVTKTKGTITVHTFDAAALEAGTLPIEFIGCSSVTDTNLMSGKNAWGEDDANFNKFAPHVRDIEVTSETLQTLLDRNGITHIDAFLVDCEGADWIVFEQLDLKRYRPGMMKVEVGALPAAEIGEVVVKLKTSGYQVGFQAEDIWAFA
- a CDS encoding FAD-dependent oxidoreductase, translating into MAEFPKQAKVVIVGLGGIVGASIAHHLIERGWTDIVGIDKSGIPTDIGSTAHASDFCYTTSHDFLSCWTTLYSIDFYEKMGHYARIGGLEVARVGDDSRMDEIKRKIASAKSFGTRARLIEPAEIKEKFPLIEESMVQGGLWDPDAGLVIPRSQTVAGKLVDQAEATGKLKSFANTPAKSLIVEEGRIKGVVTDRGTIMADYVIVCAGIWGRLIAEMVGEDLPVMPIDHPLTFFGPYNEFAGTGKEIGWPLLRDQGNSAYMRDTGDPRTAEGGQIEWGYYEETNPRLCHPRDLLEKDQARLSPSQRDLDMEQILAPLERAMELTPILGELGYNESHSFNGLLQVTPDGGPSMGESQKVRGLWYAVAIWVKDGPGMGKLIADWMTDGRTEIDHHAIDYARFYPHQTKEQFIWDRCTETAMKVYNPAVHPREPFSKGRNIRRSPFWEREKELGGYFMELGGWERAHGYAANEHLLEKYGNRVPVRENEWDNRHFWRVSNAEHLAMSEDCGIVNLSHFSMYDIEGPDHVALLEWLCAAKIGGDNNIGKGIYTHFLDEEGMVRADFTVIRMADRCRLIDGADAGPRDFRYMQRTAQDKGFDVTITDVTEKYVTIGIWGPNARATLQKVVENPDGLSLENFPFAAIKPVRIGGKDVTAFRISYVGEQGWELHMRYEDGLAVWDALRSTGVMPFGVETYANTRRMEKSLRLQNADLLTEYNLLEADLARPKVKENDFCGKAKHVEYRAREHQPAILCTLVMTENVDSKGVARYPVGTMPVMDPKTGETLVDELGRRSFTTSMAYGPTIGKNIGLAYLPWAHAQEGRKFAIEYFGETYPVEVAAVGYKPLYDPENLKPRS